A region of the Procambarus clarkii isolate CNS0578487 chromosome 29, FALCON_Pclarkii_2.0, whole genome shotgun sequence genome:
cTGATGATGCTTAAcgatgacgctgcttgatgctgacgatgCTTGACACTGACGctccttgatgctgacgctgcttcatgctgacgctgcttcatgCTGACTCTGAGGCTGCTggatgttgacgctgcttgatgatgAGGCTGCTTGACactcacgctgcttgatgctgacgctacttgatgctgacgctgctggaagctgatgctgcttgatgctgactctgcttgatgctgacgctgcttgacactgatgctgatgctgcttgatgcttaGGCTGCTTCATGGTGACGCTGAGGCTGCGTCATGTTGACgctacttgatgctgacgctgcttgatgctgacgctgcttgttgCTGACGCTACTTAATGCTGACGCTACTTAATGCTGACGCTACTTAATGCTGACGCTGTTTGATGTTGActttgcttgatgctgacgcagcTTGATACTGACGCTTCTTGATGATGATGCTGACGCTGAGGCTGCtttatgctgacgctgcttgatgctgaggctgcttgacactcacgctgcttgatgctgacgctactagacgctgatgctgcttgatgctgacgctgctttatgttgacgctgcttgatgctgacgctgcttgatgctgacgctgctttatgttgacgctgcttgatgctgacgctgcttgatgctgacgctgcttaatGCTGAAGCTGCTTGATGCTGAAGCTGCTTAATGCGGACGCTTATTGATGCTGAAACTGCTTGATGTttatgctgcttgatgctgacgctgcttgatgttgACGCTGCTTAACATTCACGcttcttgatgctgacgctgtgttgatgatgatgctgTTTGATGCTGACGTTGCTTGATGTTGacgttgcttgatgctgacgctgcttgatgctgacgctgcctgACAttcacgctgcttgatgctgacgcagcTTGACACTCACGCTGCTTGACactcacgctgcttgatgctgatgctctttgatgctgatgctgcttgatatTGACGCTGTTGATGATAACGCTGCTTCACGCTGATGCTGCTTAAcggtgacgctgcttgatgctgacgctgcttgatgctgacgcttctTGACACTGACGCTGGTATGATGCTGATACtgtttgatgctgacgctgcttgatgattATGCTGCTTCATGCAGATGCTGCttgatgttgacgctgcttgatgctgatgctgcttgatgctggcgctgcttgacactcacgctgcttgatgctgacgctgcttgatgctgacgctgcatgatgctgacgctgcttgatgctgacgctgcttgatgctgacgttgcttgatgctgatgctgcttgacgctgatgctgcttaacgctgacgctgcttgatgctgacgctgcttgacactgacgctgtttgatgctgacgctgcttcatgctgacgctgcttcatgCTGACGCAGCTTTACGCTGACGCTGAGGCTGCTTCCtgttgacgctgcttgacacttaccctgcttgatgttgacgctgcttgacacttaccctgcttgatgttgacgctgcttgatgctcatGCTGCTTGATGATGACGCTGCTTGATGTTGACGCTGCtttatgttgacgctgcttgatgctgaggctgcttgacactcacgctgcttgatgctgacgctgcttgatgctgatgctgcttgatgctgacgctgcttgacactcacgctgcttgatgctgacgccgcttgatgctgacgctgcttaacgctgacgctgcttgatgctgacgctgcttgatgctgacgctgcttgatgctgatgcttcttgacgctgatgctgcttaacgctgacgctgcttCATGCTGACGCTGAGGCTGCTTCATGTTGACGCTGTTTGACACTGACGCTAATTGATGCTGACgcagcttgatgctgacgctgcttcatgctgacgctgcttcatgctgacgctgcttcatgCTGGCGCTGAGGCTGCTCTAttttgacgctgcttgatgctgacgctgcttcatattgacgctgcttgatgctgatgctgcttgatgctgacgctgcttgatgctgatgctttttgatgctgacgctgctgatGCTGACGCGCCTTGACACTGATGCTGCTTAACGCTgaagctgcttgatgctgacgctgcttgatgatgacgctgcttgacactgacgctgcttgatgctgacgctgcttgatgctgcttgatgctgacgctgcttcatgctgacgctgcttgatgctgcttgatgctgacgctgcttgatgctgacgctgcttgatgctgacgctgcttgatgctgacgctgcttgacgctgatgctgcttaacgctgacgctgcttgatgctgacactGTTTGACACCGACGCTACTTGATGCTGACACTGCTTGACACTGACGCTACTTGATGCTGACgcagcttgatgctgacgctgcttcatgCAGATGCTGCTTCATGCTGGCGCTGAGGCTGCTTTATTTTGACGCTGCTtcatgctgatgctgcttgatgctgacgctgcttgatgctgatgctcttTGATGCTGACGTTGCTTGATCCTGACGCTGCCTGATGCAGACGCTgcctgatgctgacgctgcttgacactgacgttgcttgatgctgacgctgcctgatgctgacgctgcttgactcTGACGCTGGTATGATGCTGACGCtgtttgatgctgacgctgcttgatgattATGCTGCTTCATGCAGATGCTGCTTGATgttgatgctgcttgatgctgatgctgcttgatgctgacgctgcttgttactcacgctgcttgatgctggcgctgcttgatgctgacgctgcttgatactgacgctgcttcatgctgacgctgcttcatgcttacgctgcttgatgctgatgctgcttggcGCTGATGCTGCTTAACGCTGACGGTGCTTGATGCtggcgctgcttgatgctgacgctgcatgatgctgacgctgcttgatgctgatgctgcttgatgctgacgctgctagatgttgacgctgcttgacatTCATGCTACTTGATGCTGAccctgcttgatgctgatgctgcttgatgctgacgctgcttaatGTTTACGTtgattgatgctgacgctgcttgacattcacgctgcttgatgctgatgctgcgtgatgctgacgctgcttgacataCACGCGGCCTGATGTTGACGTTGCTTGATGCTGAtagtgcttgatgctgacgctgcttgatgctgacgctgcttgatgctgacgctgcttgacatgCTGATGCTAATTGAATCTGACGTtgcttgatgctgaggctgcttgatgctgacgatgcttgatgctgatgctgcttgatgctgacgctgcgtgATGCTGACCCTGCTTGATGCTAACGCTGcttaacgctgacgctgcttgatgctgacgctgcttgatgctgacgctgcttgatgctgacgctgcttgacacttTCGCtgtttgatgctgacgctgtttgACACTCTCGCTGCTTGATTgtgacgctgcttgatgttaacacagcttgatgctgatgctaatTGATTCTGACGTTGCTTGATActaacgctgcttgatgctgacgctgcttgatgctgatgctgacgCTGCGTGATGCTGACCCTGATTGACGCTGATGCTACTTAACGCTGACGCTGctggatgctgacgctgcttgatgctgacgctgcttgaagcTGACGCTGCTTGTTGCTGACGCTACTTAatgctgaggctgcttgatgCTAAGACTACTTGAAGCTGAGGCTGTTTGATGCTGTCTCGGCttaatgctgacgctgcttgatgctgacgctgcttgaggcTGACGCTGCATGACGCTGACGCTGAttaatgctgacgctgcttgatgctgatgctgctttatgttgacgctgcttgatgctgacgctgcttgatgctgacgctgcatgACGCTGACGCTGATTGATGCTGACGAAgcgtcaatactgacgctgtcaaatgctgacgctacttgatgctgacgctgcttgatgctgacgctgattGATGCTGACTGTGCTTgaagctgacgctgcttgatgctgactctGCTTGACACTGATGCTGCTTGAtggtgacgctgcttgatgcttagGCTGCTTCATGCTGACGCTGAGGCTGCGTCATGTTGACgctacttgatgctgacgctgcttgatgctaatgctgcttgatgctgacgctgctttatgttgacgctgcttgatgctgacgctgcttgatgctgactctgcttgatgctgacgttgCTTGATGCTAACGCTGCTTGATGCTAACGCTACTTGacactgacgctgcttgatgctgacgctgcttgacactgACGCTACTTGATGTTGACGCTCCATGACGCTCACGCTGTCTGATTCTGACgctacttgatgctgacgctgcttgaagcAGACGCTGCTTAacactgacgctgcttgatgctgaggctGTTTGATGTTGACGTTGAAGCTGCTTGGCGCTGACGCTGCTTTAtattgacgctgcttgatgctgactctgcttcatgctgacgctgcttgacgcTGATGATGCTTAAcgatgacgctgcttgatgctgacgatgCTTGACACTGACGctccttgatgctgacgctgcttgatgctgacgctgcttcatgCTGACTCTGAGGCTGCTggatgttgacgctgcttgatgatgAGGCTGCTTGACactcacgctgcttgatgctgacgctacttgatgctgacgctgctggaagctgatgctgcttgatgctgactctgcttgatgctgacgctgcttgacactgatgctgatgctgcttgatgcttaGGCTGCTTCATGGTGACGCTGAGGCTGCGTCATGTTGACgctacttgatgctgacgctgcttgatgctgacgctgcttgttgCTGACGCTACTTAATGCTGACGCTACTTAATGCTGACGCTACTTAATGCTGACGCTGTTTGATGTTGActttgcttgatgctgacgcagcTTGATACTGACGCTTCTTGATGATGATGCTGACGCTGAGGCTGCtttatgctgacgctgcttgatgctgaggctgcttgacactcacgctgcttgatgctgacgctactagacgctgatgctgcttgatgctgacgctgctttatgttgacgctgcttgatgctgacgctgcttgatgctgacgctgctttatgttgacgctgcttgatgctgacgctgcttgatgctgacgctgcttaatGCTGAAGCTGCTTGATGCTGAAGCTGCTTAATGCGGAAGCTTATTGATGCTGAAACTGCTTGATGTttatgctgcttgatgctgacgctgcttgatgttgacgctgcttgacatTCACGcttcttgatgctgacgctgtgttgatgatgatgctgtttgatgctgacgctgcttgatgttgacgttgcttgatgctgacgctgcttgatgctgacgctgcctgACAttcacgctgcttgatgctgacgcagcTTGACACTCACGCTGCTTGACactcacgctgcttgatgctgatgctctttgatgctgatgctgcttgatatTGACGCTGTTGATGATAACGCTGCTTCACGCTGATGCTGCTTAAcggtgacgctgcttgatgctgacgctgcttgatgctgacgcttctTGACACTGACGCTGGTATGATGCTGATACtgtttgatgctgacgctgcttgatgattATGCTGCTTCATGCAGATGCTGCttgatgttgacgctgcttgatgctgatgctgcttgatgctggcgctgcttgacactcacgctgcttgatgctgacgctgcttgatgctgacgctgcttgatgctgacgctgcttgatgctgacgctgcttgatgctgacgttgcttgatgctgatgctgcttgacgctgatgctgcttaacgctgacgctgcttgatgctgacgctgcttgacactgacgctgtttgatgctgacgctgcttcatgctgacgctgcttcatgCTGACGCAGCTTTACGCTGACGCTGAGGCTGCTTCCtgttgacgctgcttgacacttaccctgcttgatgttgacgctgcttgacacttaccctgcttgatgttgacgctgcttgatgctcatGCTGCTTGATGATGACGCTGCTTGATGTTGACGCTGCtttatgttgacgctgcttgacactcacgctgcttgatgctgacgcttctTGAtattgacgctgcttgatgctgatgctgcttgatgctgacgctgcttgatgatgATGCTGCTTCacactgacgctgcttgatgctgacgctgcttgatgctgacgctgcttgatgctgattcTGCTTCATGCAGATGCTACttgatgttgacgctgcttgatgctgatgctgcttgatgctgacgctgcttgacactcacgctgcttgatgctgacgccgcttgatgctgacgctgcttaacgctgacgctgcttgatgctgacgctgcttgatgctgacgctgcttgatgctgatgcttcttgacgctgatgctgcttaacgctgacgctgcttCATGCTGACGCTGAGGCTGCTTCATGTTGACGCTGTTTGACACTGACGCTAATTGATGCTGACgcagcttgatgctgacgctgcttcatgctgacgctgcttcatgctgacgctgcttcatgctgacgctgcttcatgCTGGCGCTGAGGCTGCTCTAttttgacgctgcttgatgctgacgctgcttcatattgacgctgcttgatgctgatgctgcttgatgctgacgctgcttgatgctgatgctttttgatgctgatgctgctgatgctgaCGCGCCTTGACACTGATGCTGCTTAATGCTgaagctgcttgatgctgacgctgcttgatgatgacgctgcttgacactgacgctgcttgatgctgacgctgcttgatgctgcttgatgctgcttgatgctgacgctgcttgatgctgcttgatgctgacgctgcttgatgctgacgctgcttgatgctgacgctgcttgatgctgacgctgcttgatgctgacgctgcttgatactgacgctgcttgacgctgatgctgcttaacgctgacgctgcttgatgctgacactGTTTGACACCGACGCTACTTGATGCTGACACTGCTTGACACTGACgcagcttgatgctgacgctgcttcatgCAGATGCTGCTTCATGCTGGCGCTGAGGCTGCTTTATTTTGACGCTGCTtcatgctgatgctgcttgatgctgacgctgcttgatgctgatgctctttgatgctgacgctgcttgatgctgacgctgcttgatgctgatgctcttTGATGCTGACgcagcttgatgctgacgctgaggCTGCTTTATGTTCAccctgcttgatgctgatgctgcttgatactgacgctgcttgatgctgacgcttttTGATTTTGACGTTGATTGATGTTGACTCTGCTTGATATTGATTCtgattgatgctgacgctgctttatgttgacgctgcttgattCTGACTCTGCTTGACACTCACgctacttgatgctgacgctgttttgatgttgacgctgcttgatgctgaccctgcctgatgctgacgctgcttaacGCTGACACTGCTTTatgctgaggctgcttgatgctgacgctgtttaacgctgacgctgtttaacgctgacgctgcttgatgctgacgctgcttgacgcTCACGCTGacagatgctgacgctgcttgactctgacgctgcttgatgctgacactccttgatgctgacgctgcttgatgctgacgctggttaacgctgacgctgcgtgatgctgacgctgcttgatgctgacgctgtttaacgctgacgctgtttaacgctgacgctgcgtgatgctgacgctgcttaatcctgacgctgcttgatgctgacgcttttTGATTTTGATGTTGATTGATGTTGACTCTGCTTGATATTGattctgcttgatgctgacgatgctttatgttgacgctgcttgatgctgacgctgtttaacgctgacgctgtttaacgctgacgctgcgtgatgctgacgctgcttaatCCTGACGCTGCctcatgctgacgctgcttgacgcTGACGTTGCTTGATCCTGACGCTGCCTGATGCAGACGCTgcctgatgctgacgctgcttgactctgacgttgcttgatgctgacgctgcctgatgctgacgctgcttgactcTGACGTTGCTTgacgctgacgctgcttgacgcTGCTAGTTGTCTTATGGCGCTTCATGTCTGTCACTACTTGTTATCCAATATCTAGAATTGCTTGTTTTTGACGTTGTTTGATGTGTGATGTTGCTTGGTGTCTGACTCtcctagatgtctgactctgcgtGGTATCTGGAGGTGCTTGACTTCGCTCGCAGCTTGAGTAACAAAATACAAGTTACTGAATGTTCAGCAAACAAGGAGTTGTAAAATCGTGTATAATATCGCGTCAGGCACCTACCAATAACTCGGCAGCCATGGGCGACCTGTTGACAAACTTTGATGTGTTGCTGGTAATAATCAACGTAATGTTATATTGTGTAGTGCTTATTCATATTGTTATTTGTTCTCGCGTGAACATGAATGTTCAAGCGATATTCAAATTTGTATTATGGCTGTCGCTTATAGTTACATGGAGTAATATTAATGTTTGTTTGTCATGAATTTCGTCGACAAATTAACAAAATAGTCAAATACTCTTACGTTAATCAATATTTGTTGCCTAAATCTCAAATTTCATTATGAATTTATTCCAAATTCTGTTTGGCATTATGAAGAGTGTGTATTTTCTTCTTGCCAGAGGTGCTTGTTGAACGTGTTAGATTTGTAATGAACAACGCTTGGAATTACCAGTTGCTGAAGAAAGAACTGTGGGCCTTCAGGTGAGTGATTATAGTCATTTGTTTTAAGTTTAATTATAAGACTGGTATTAATTATGAGTCCACCTGGTCTTTCAGCCCTAGCAGTTACCATGCTAGGGGCGAGGTAGATGTCCTCAGTCCAGAGGCGTGAACAAGTGAAGGTCATTTTTAGGTCAGGGGCGATGGCAGGTGAAGGTCATCTATAGGCCTGGGGCTTGGGCAGGTGAAGGACATCTACAGGCCAGGGGCTTGGGCAGGTGAAGGACATCTACAGGCCAGGGGCTTGGGCAGGTGAAGGACATCTACAGGCCAGGGGCTTGGACAGGTGAAGGACATCTACAGGCCAGGGGCTTGGGCAGGTGAAAGACATCTACAGGCCAGGGGCTTGGGCAGGTGAAGGACATCTACAGGCCAGGGGCTTGGGCAGGTGAAGGTCATCTACAGGCCAGGGGCTTGGGAAGATGAAGGTCATCTACAGGCCAGGGGCTTGGGAAGATGAAGGTCATCTACAGGCCAGGGGCTTTGGCAGGTGAAGGACATCTACAGGCCAGGGGCTTGGGCAGGTGAAGGACATCTACAGGCCAGGGGCTTGGGCAGGTGAAGGACATCTACAGGCCAGGGGCTTGGGCAGGTGAAGGTCATCTACAGGCCAGGGGCTTGGGAAGATGAAGGTCATCTACAGGCCAGGGGCTTGGGAAGATGAAGGTCAACTACAGGCCAGGGGCTTTGGCAGGTGAAGGACATCTACAGGCCAGGGGCTTGGGCAGGTGAAGGACATCTACAGGCCAGGGGCTTGGGCAGGTGAAGGACATCTACAGGCCAGGGGCTTGGGAAGATGAAGGTCATCTACAGGCCAGGGGCTTGGGCAGGTGAAGGACATCTACAGGCCAGGGGCTTGGGCAGGTGAAGGACATCTACAGGCCAGGGGCTTGGGCAGGTGAAGGTCATCTACAGGCCAGGGGCTTGGGAAGATGAAGGTCATCTACAGGCCAGGGGCTTGGGAAGATGAAAGTCATCTACAGGCCAGGGGCTTTGGCAGGTGAAGGACATCTACAGGCCAGGGGCTTGGGCAGGTGAAGGACATCTACAGGCCAGGGGCTTCGGCAGGTGAAGGTCATCTACAGGCCAGGGGCTTGGGCAGGTGAAGGACATCTACAGGCCAGGGGCTTGGGAAGATGAAGGTCATCTACAGGCCAGGGGCTTGGGCAGGTGAAGGTCATATACAGGCCAGGGGCTTGGGAAGATGAAGGTCATCTACAGGCCAGGGGCTTGGGAAGATGAAGGTCATCTACAGGCCAGGGGCTTGGGAAGATGAAGGTCATCTACAGGCCAGGGGCTTGGGCAGGTGAAGGACATCTACAGGCCAGGGGCTTGGGCAGGTGAAGGTCATCTACAGGCCAGGGGCTTGGGCAGGTGAAGGTCATCTACAGACCAGGGGCTTGGGCAGGTGAAGGACATCTACAGGCCAGGGGCTTGGGAAGATGAAGGTCATCTACAGGCCAGGGGCTTGGGAAGATGAAGGTCATCTACAGGCCAGGGGCTTGGGCAGGTGAAGGACATCTACAGGCCAGGGGCTTGGGCAGGTGAAGGTCATCTACAGGCCAGGGGCTTGGGCAGGTGAAGGTCATCTACAGACCAGGGGC
Encoded here:
- the LOC138369662 gene encoding protein roadkill-like produces the protein MKQPQRQHEAASALSSISVKKHQHQAAISIKQRQHQAASASSSVSVKQHHHQAASASSSISIKQRQYQEASASSSVSVKQRQHKAASTSSSVIIKQHEHQAASTSSRYQHHTSVSVKKRQHQAASASSSVTVKQHQREAALSSTASISSSISIKEHQHQAA
- the LOC138369661 gene encoding uncharacterized protein, with translation MQRQHQAAPASSTVSVKQHQRQAASASSSVSMKQRQHEAAVNIKQHQHQRASASSSVSVKQRECQAASASSSVNVRQRQHQAASASSNVNIKQRQHQTASSSTQRQHQEA